In Triticum aestivum cultivar Chinese Spring chromosome 5B, IWGSC CS RefSeq v2.1, whole genome shotgun sequence, the following proteins share a genomic window:
- the LOC123111252 gene encoding uncharacterized protein encodes MFLRRLSTSASGVLRRRRRGAKDDGVLAALRAEIAHELSSPPSSSPSSLHSQEALGFATVSDAPRAQDVLLRRRGDAEEVHVSALLAPLRFEGEEPLPRDALMKVFVSKPGVEPLLRFDCRAVAAAGGAAAGYDITALSYHAFPGDGGDSKYEGPDFGDLDPKLQTALKEYLLARGVTPELATSLREHLLQKEQVQYVSWLKTLEGMFTKDH; translated from the exons ATGTTCCTGCGGCGCCTGAGCACGTCCGCCTCCGGCGTCCTCCGGCGGCGCCGCCGCGGCGCCAAGGACGACGGCGTCCTAGCCGCCCTGCGTGCGGAGATCGCCCACGAGCTCTCctcgcccccctcctcctccccctcttccctcCATTCTCAG GAGGCTCTCGGCTTTGCCACCGTGTCGGACGCGCCGCGTGCGCAGGACGTGCTTCTGCGCCGCCGCGGAGACGCCGAGGAGGTCCACGTGTCGGCGCTGCTCGCCCCACTGCGCTTCGAAGGCGAGGAACCGCTGCCCAGGGACGCGCTCATGAAGGTGTTCGTCAGCAAGCCAGGAGTGGAACCGCTGCTGCGCTTCGATTGCCGCGCGGTTGCCGCCGCCGGCGGGGCTGCTGCTGGCTATGATATAACTGCCCTTTCGTATCACGCGTTCCCTGGCGATGGTGGAGACAGCAAGTATGAAGGGCCAGACTTCGG GGATTTGGATCCTAAGCTACAGACTGCACTGAAAGAATATCTCCTGGCAAGAGGCGTTACCCCTGAACTAGCGACCTCACTTCGTGAACACTTGCTTCAGAAGGAGCAGGTCCAGTACGTGAGCTGGCTGAAAACATTGGAAGGGATGTTCACCAAAGATCATTGA